One part of the Candidatus Wallbacteria bacterium genome encodes these proteins:
- a CDS encoding helix-hairpin-helix domain-containing protein encodes MKLFAMMLMLFVISLPLLATEETAAPATPTATAEAVTPAVPAPATPAAPATPAVETPAAPVTPAATPVAQPAETPAAPTLQIPAIPVAPVAPASDKLCKVNVNTATEEQLAKILSKTAAKKIVAYRVKKGNFAKLEDLKPLVGVRKYDSLVNYLAIDDNDKEIRIKASRLTKFDLSTLGVADADAVKVVKEIKKTQKDKKEFSIEMLEKDFPAVAEKIKGYLVP; translated from the coding sequence ATGAAACTTTTCGCAATGATGCTGATGCTGTTCGTAATTTCCCTGCCGCTTCTGGCCACAGAAGAAACCGCAGCCCCTGCTACCCCGACTGCCACTGCTGAAGCTGTTACTCCGGCTGTCCCGGCCCCGGCCACACCTGCTGCTCCTGCAACCCCGGCCGTAGAAACTCCTGCTGCCCCCGTGACTCCTGCGGCGACACCGGTTGCCCAGCCCGCCGAAACCCCAGCGGCTCCAACCCTGCAGATCCCTGCAATTCCAGTGGCTCCAGTAGCCCCGGCTTCAGACAAGCTGTGCAAAGTCAATGTTAACACAGCCACTGAAGAGCAACTGGCCAAAATTCTTTCCAAAACAGCTGCCAAGAAGATTGTGGCTTACAGGGTAAAGAAGGGAAATTTCGCCAAACTCGAAGACCTGAAGCCTCTGGTTGGAGTGAGAAAATACGACTCTCTGGTGAATTATCTCGCCATTGATGACAATGATAAAGAGATCAGAATTAAAGCCAGCAGACTTACCAAGTTTGACCTTTCCACCCTCGGCGTTGCCGATGCGGACGCTGTTAAAGTCGTGAAAGAAATCAAGAAGACCCAGAAAGATAAGAAGGAGTTCAGCATTGAGATGCTCGAAAAGGATTTTCCGGCAGTGGCCGAGAAAATCAAGGGATATCTCGTCCCTTAA
- a CDS encoding tetratricopeptide repeat protein yields MDFKAYLPLVIFLFVVTAFNLSAVEKFKQMDALSYYDTAMAYQEKNKLDKAMANLDRAIEIDPGLTKAWFARGSVQFKRCEYEKACQDFSKAIQLDPKLIEAYYNRGMIYDELKKYDLAIKDYTVAIGLDSKYPELWNNRGVAYFCSQQYEKAAEDYSMAIHLNPGYTSAYKNRALAYLRLGMKEMAVKDYRKYKALIGIK; encoded by the coding sequence ATGGACTTCAAAGCTTATCTTCCGCTGGTCATCTTTTTATTTGTTGTCACTGCTTTTAACCTCTCGGCAGTGGAAAAATTCAAACAGATGGATGCCCTGTCCTACTATGATACTGCCATGGCTTATCAGGAAAAAAACAAACTGGACAAGGCAATGGCAAACCTGGACCGGGCCATCGAAATCGACCCTGGACTTACCAAAGCCTGGTTCGCCCGCGGCAGCGTGCAGTTCAAACGCTGCGAGTATGAAAAGGCCTGCCAGGATTTCAGCAAAGCCATTCAGCTTGATCCGAAATTGATCGAAGCTTATTACAACAGAGGCATGATTTACGATGAACTGAAAAAGTACGATCTGGCGATCAAGGACTATACTGTAGCCATCGGCCTTGACTCGAAATACCCGGAACTCTGGAATAACCGCGGGGTGGCCTATTTCTGCAGCCAGCAATACGAGAAAGCAGCCGAGGATTACAGCATGGCCATCCATCTCAATCCAGGCTACACTTCTGCTTACAAGAATCGAGCACTGGCTTATCTCAGGCTGGGTATGAAGGAAATGGCAGTCAAGGATTACAGGAAATACAAAGCCCTGATCGGTATTAAATAG
- a CDS encoding YgiQ family radical SAM protein, protein MPDIILITGDYHIDHPLNATGILKRVLEGRGFSVDIISKPDWKSDRDFQKHGKPGLFFGITSGSMDSLLQNYTPLKKLRAEDPHHPYNSNVPDRAVIVYANKIRELYKGVPIVIGGVEASLRRFTHYDYLDNKARRSILLDSRADILVYGAGEYAILEIAERLKRGADLPGIESTCIVSNNVPQGFTLLPSHEEAVADKEAFCRMQLLFTNAKLAQPVQNRFILQNKMHDQTTAELDQIFDLPYSRKIPKEAHDFQAVQFSVISHRGCFGRCNFCSIALHFGDRIISRSEKSILSEIEKIAAHPDFKGYIDDLGGPSANMYGMDCVKHIKCKSHCLACKNLNRDHKKLIHLLNESRKIQGIKKVFVRSGIRYDLALESPEYIEVLSKNHISGCLKIAPEHFSTRVLKLMNKDNSRFPEFLKIFARLNQPLKQALRYYFITAHPGSEPKDVELLIRELKKLWNVESIQVFTPTPMSVSTCMYYTELNPFTLEPVYVPKSFTDKKWQKKRIFEVLGLKSSV, encoded by the coding sequence ATGCCAGACATCATACTTATCACAGGGGATTATCACATCGACCATCCCCTGAATGCCACTGGAATTCTCAAACGAGTGCTGGAAGGCCGTGGCTTTTCTGTCGATATCATCTCCAAACCTGACTGGAAATCAGACCGCGATTTTCAAAAGCACGGAAAACCGGGACTTTTTTTCGGGATCACCAGCGGTTCCATGGATAGTTTACTGCAGAACTATACTCCGCTTAAAAAGCTGCGGGCTGAAGACCCTCACCACCCTTACAATTCCAACGTGCCTGACAGGGCAGTGATCGTCTATGCCAACAAGATCCGCGAACTCTACAAAGGCGTGCCAATAGTAATCGGCGGAGTGGAAGCTTCCCTGCGCAGATTTACGCATTACGATTACCTGGACAATAAAGCCAGACGCAGCATTCTGCTGGATTCCAGGGCCGACATCCTGGTTTACGGGGCAGGCGAGTATGCCATCTTGGAAATCGCGGAAAGGCTGAAACGCGGTGCCGACCTGCCAGGTATCGAATCCACCTGCATTGTCTCAAATAATGTTCCGCAAGGTTTCACACTGCTGCCCTCGCATGAAGAGGCTGTGGCAGACAAGGAAGCTTTCTGCAGGATGCAGCTTTTATTCACAAATGCCAAACTGGCCCAGCCTGTGCAGAACCGCTTCATTCTTCAGAATAAAATGCACGACCAGACAACAGCTGAGCTGGACCAGATTTTCGATCTCCCCTATTCCAGGAAAATTCCTAAAGAAGCGCATGATTTCCAAGCTGTGCAGTTTTCCGTGATCTCTCATCGCGGCTGTTTCGGCCGCTGCAATTTCTGCTCGATAGCCCTGCATTTTGGAGACAGAATCATTTCCAGGAGCGAGAAATCGATTTTGAGTGAAATTGAGAAAATTGCTGCACATCCTGATTTCAAGGGATACATCGATGATCTGGGCGGTCCGTCAGCCAACATGTATGGAATGGATTGCGTTAAACATATTAAATGTAAAAGCCATTGCCTGGCCTGTAAAAACCTGAATCGTGATCATAAAAAGCTGATCCATCTGCTCAATGAATCCCGCAAGATCCAGGGTATCAAAAAAGTCTTTGTCAGAAGCGGTATCCGCTATGACCTGGCCCTGGAGTCGCCCGAGTACATAGAAGTACTGTCTAAAAATCACATCTCCGGCTGCCTGAAGATCGCACCAGAGCATTTTTCTACGCGCGTGCTCAAGCTGATGAATAAGGACAACAGCAGATTCCCGGAATTCCTGAAGATCTTCGCGCGCCTCAATCAGCCGCTGAAACAGGCTCTGCGCTATTATTTCATCACAGCGCATCCGGGCTCAGAACCAAAAGATGTGGAACTCCTGATCCGCGAACTGAAAAAACTCTGGAATGTGGAAAGCATCCAGGTCTTCACCCCAACCCCGATGTCTGTTTCCACCTGCATGTATTACACTGAACTCAATCCATTCACCCTGGAACCGGTCTATGTACCCAAATCCTTCACAGACAAGAAATGGCAGAAGAAAAGGATTTTCGAAGTGCTGGGGCTGAAATCATCAGTCTGA
- a CDS encoding Fic family protein, whose protein sequence is MKYIWQCEFWPELTWDSDALLKLSGQARLAQGTFFGRVRHLGLNLGEDAQSDLLVEEAIKTAEIEGERLNRQMVRSSVARHLGLPAGGLVQSTRSIDGLVEVILDATQKSEEPLTDLRLKVWQAALFPAGHSGLHKIRTGQWRGNDPMRIVSGKVGREKIHFEAPPGEVVEAEMRKFLQWWEEGRNTMDGLLRAGLAHFYFVVIHPFEDGNGRIARALTDMALAQDEKSASRYYSLSSQIMEEREEYYAAIEKCSTGKSPDVTSWLSWFLGCFKRSIERSDRIIGNVLARADFWQLHVQAELSVRQKKVLNRMLEAGPGNFEGGLTTRKYTGIAKVSRATAFREISDLLEKGILKQLPGRGRSVSYDLVWPSEGNR, encoded by the coding sequence ATGAAGTACATCTGGCAATGCGAATTCTGGCCTGAATTGACCTGGGACAGCGATGCTCTGCTTAAGCTTTCCGGACAGGCAAGGCTTGCCCAGGGGACCTTTTTCGGCCGAGTCAGGCATCTTGGATTGAACCTCGGAGAAGATGCGCAGTCTGACCTTCTGGTTGAAGAGGCTATAAAAACCGCAGAGATTGAAGGAGAGCGCTTGAACCGGCAGATGGTGAGATCTTCTGTCGCGAGGCATCTCGGGCTTCCTGCCGGAGGCCTGGTCCAGTCAACCAGATCGATTGACGGACTGGTGGAAGTGATCTTGGACGCCACTCAGAAATCTGAGGAGCCTCTTACAGATCTGAGGCTGAAAGTCTGGCAGGCAGCGCTTTTTCCGGCAGGCCATTCCGGGCTGCATAAGATCCGGACAGGACAATGGCGTGGAAACGATCCGATGCGGATAGTGTCAGGGAAAGTTGGGCGGGAAAAAATCCATTTTGAAGCCCCTCCGGGTGAAGTGGTTGAAGCTGAAATGAGGAAATTTCTGCAGTGGTGGGAAGAAGGCCGCAATACCATGGACGGACTTCTGCGAGCTGGCCTGGCACATTTCTATTTTGTCGTCATCCACCCGTTTGAAGACGGGAACGGACGCATCGCCAGAGCCCTGACCGACATGGCTCTGGCCCAGGATGAAAAGAGCGCGTCCAGGTATTACAGCCTTTCATCGCAGATCATGGAAGAAAGGGAAGAATACTATGCTGCCATTGAGAAATGCTCGACCGGAAAAAGCCCGGATGTAACCAGCTGGCTTTCCTGGTTTCTGGGATGCTTCAAACGCTCAATCGAGAGATCCGACAGGATCATCGGAAATGTGCTGGCCAGGGCTGATTTCTGGCAGCTGCACGTTCAGGCAGAACTCAGCGTGCGCCAGAAAAAAGTGCTGAACCGCATGCTGGAAGCAGGGCCAGGCAATTTCGAGGGCGGCCTGACCACCCGAAAGTATACGGGCATTGCTAAAGTCAGCAGAGCCACGGCATTCAGGGAGATCTCAGACCTGCTCGAAAAGGGAATACTTAAACAACTGCCTGGCAGGGGCCGCAGCGTCAGCTATGACCTGGTCTGGCCGAGTGAAGGAAATAGATAA
- a CDS encoding protein kinase — MHNIPSTPIGFCGRKKELDELVTAFSDHRVLVISGNSGIGKSALAMTLANQLNAMEAYQNLVAFIICRPGWNREDLMAEIAKNVFRVTGNKDQYSPSIGYSAETVTRMIEDNLLILFIDDLYQIGKEIFVELITAARKNLKMGRLLISSRTDFAGLNMKTLEVYDQVLEGLQYEECTQMVENLLKLNLFERFPDEINWKLFSKFKGNPFFVKMIVGLHTAFGLKIDEFLESFPTAEEEKNNHILRTVVNTISQIEISILKSLAVLRIPIRAEEFFRNDDDAHKSARRRLISGFMLEYDQEHKIYLHSVVRNHLLQSMKQEDLKNMHLDYAEHFAKHEKARIADLKEAYYHFQKGGDTKKAVDLIHRLSKEMLTLGRQTENFYYLLVDAIENCNEYREQDLIKSRIEMLIQWRQIQEAEQFLEQIKGKVDSKILAGKIAYAAGKYTDAVKNFEFVLKEDIPRKVAADIFVSLAVSYNYLDNKEKAKACFEKALENCQKVKAPLVRARCLLNYAVFLSERGKLYEALKHLKTTEDYYRKYNLPGLLATTIYNKAAILFELSELEEAVECLKESTEIKRRIKDHHGLVYTYSMQGEIYFQAQKYMQALTEKYNALELAKKFNWTQLEAYILRDIGEINTRIKKHSDAGSNFRKSLELFEQLGNPVQTAGVLQSYGQFLLFDLQIVPALNCFGKVMKLTANSKNPEIWAKASFFMAKAMELKNNPAKQKDYYAVQHHFLEKLPDPAQNRLKREFDWYDKNIEQRYREDTSGYFAMDKAKRYTDHTRIGIGRMGITYKVTNVYRKEQFAIKMLSEKKLIDKKLVQSFILGFGSSMQKLEHPNIAKILELVGAETPFVVMEWVDGESLRVVLDRKKKIKPEFVRLIGIQTAEALGHAHEKHVIHRDLRPENILLHQNRTVKVTDFGLERVLVEELKPKDGDSYNNFQYQPPEQHKGDKLTDSADLYSLGVCMYEFLTGKLPYDDEAPQGVLHEIQNTVPLPPSEHEKSLPQDFDRIIMKCLSKNPGERYQSAAELIAELEKVYS, encoded by the coding sequence ATGCATAACATACCATCAACCCCTATCGGATTTTGTGGAAGAAAGAAGGAACTGGACGAACTTGTGACTGCGTTTTCCGATCACCGCGTGCTTGTGATTTCCGGGAACTCCGGCATCGGAAAATCCGCACTTGCCATGACTCTGGCCAATCAGCTCAACGCCATGGAGGCCTATCAGAACCTGGTGGCATTCATCATCTGCAGGCCGGGCTGGAACAGGGAAGACCTGATGGCAGAGATCGCAAAAAATGTTTTCCGCGTCACAGGCAACAAGGATCAGTATTCACCATCGATCGGATATTCAGCAGAGACTGTCACCCGTATGATCGAGGACAATCTTCTGATCCTCTTCATTGACGACCTCTATCAGATCGGGAAAGAGATTTTCGTGGAGCTGATCACTGCGGCCAGGAAAAACCTGAAAATGGGACGCCTGCTGATCTCTTCACGGACCGACTTCGCCGGACTGAACATGAAAACTCTCGAAGTGTACGATCAGGTTCTGGAAGGTCTTCAATACGAAGAATGCACCCAGATGGTGGAGAATCTGCTCAAACTCAACCTGTTCGAGAGATTTCCAGATGAGATCAACTGGAAGCTTTTTTCCAAGTTCAAGGGGAACCCGTTTTTTGTGAAGATGATCGTGGGACTGCACACTGCCTTTGGCCTCAAAATCGACGAATTTCTGGAGTCTTTCCCTACCGCTGAAGAGGAAAAGAATAATCATATATTGCGTACTGTAGTAAATACCATTTCCCAGATCGAAATATCCATTCTTAAATCACTCGCTGTTTTGCGGATTCCGATCAGGGCCGAAGAATTTTTCCGGAATGACGATGATGCTCACAAGTCAGCCCGGCGCAGGCTGATCAGCGGCTTCATGCTGGAATATGATCAGGAACACAAGATTTATCTGCACAGCGTAGTGCGCAATCACTTGCTGCAGAGCATGAAACAGGAAGATCTCAAAAACATGCACCTGGATTATGCCGAGCATTTCGCAAAGCATGAGAAAGCCAGGATTGCGGATCTGAAGGAAGCTTACTACCATTTCCAGAAAGGCGGAGACACGAAGAAAGCTGTGGACCTGATCCACAGGCTCAGTAAAGAGATGCTGACTCTAGGCCGGCAGACCGAGAATTTCTACTATCTGCTCGTCGACGCTATTGAAAATTGCAACGAATACAGGGAGCAGGACCTGATCAAATCCAGGATCGAGATGCTGATCCAATGGCGGCAGATCCAGGAAGCTGAGCAATTCCTCGAACAGATAAAAGGTAAGGTTGATTCAAAGATTTTAGCCGGCAAGATCGCCTATGCTGCAGGTAAATATACCGATGCTGTAAAGAATTTCGAATTTGTGCTGAAAGAAGATATTCCCAGGAAAGTGGCTGCCGATATTTTTGTAAGCCTGGCTGTCAGCTACAATTACCTGGACAACAAGGAGAAAGCCAAGGCCTGCTTTGAAAAAGCCCTGGAAAACTGCCAGAAAGTCAAGGCTCCGCTGGTGCGGGCGAGATGCCTTCTGAATTACGCGGTGTTCCTGTCCGAACGCGGCAAGCTCTATGAAGCTCTCAAGCACCTGAAAACCACAGAGGATTATTACAGAAAGTATAACCTGCCTGGCCTGCTAGCCACTACCATCTATAACAAGGCTGCTATTCTGTTCGAACTCTCAGAGCTCGAGGAAGCAGTGGAATGTCTGAAGGAATCCACTGAGATCAAGCGGCGGATCAAGGACCATCATGGCCTGGTCTACACTTATTCCATGCAGGGCGAGATCTATTTTCAGGCTCAGAAATACATGCAGGCTCTCACTGAAAAATACAATGCCCTGGAACTGGCAAAAAAATTCAACTGGACTCAGCTGGAAGCATACATCCTGCGCGATATCGGCGAGATCAACACCCGCATCAAGAAGCATTCGGATGCCGGATCCAATTTCAGAAAATCCCTGGAACTCTTCGAACAACTAGGCAACCCTGTGCAGACGGCAGGTGTGCTTCAAAGTTACGGTCAGTTTCTGCTCTTTGACCTGCAGATCGTGCCTGCTCTCAACTGTTTCGGCAAGGTGATGAAACTCACTGCCAACAGCAAGAATCCGGAAATCTGGGCCAAGGCATCCTTTTTCATGGCCAAGGCCATGGAATTGAAGAACAATCCGGCGAAGCAGAAGGATTATTACGCAGTTCAGCATCATTTTCTGGAGAAACTGCCTGACCCGGCGCAGAACAGGCTCAAGCGAGAATTCGACTGGTACGACAAGAACATCGAGCAGCGCTACCGTGAGGATACGAGCGGCTATTTCGCGATGGACAAGGCTAAACGGTATACTGACCATACCCGCATCGGAATCGGCAGGATGGGCATCACTTACAAGGTCACCAATGTCTACCGCAAGGAGCAGTTCGCGATCAAGATGCTTAGTGAAAAAAAACTGATCGATAAGAAGCTTGTGCAATCTTTTATTCTGGGATTCGGGAGTTCCATGCAGAAGCTCGAACACCCCAATATCGCGAAGATCCTGGAACTGGTCGGCGCTGAGACTCCGTTCGTCGTGATGGAATGGGTGGACGGAGAGAGCTTGCGGGTTGTTCTGGACAGAAAGAAGAAGATCAAGCCTGAATTCGTACGCCTGATCGGCATCCAGACTGCCGAAGCCCTTGGACATGCACATGAGAAGCATGTCATCCATCGTGACCTGCGGCCCGAGAATATACTCCTGCATCAGAACCGTACAGTGAAAGTCACAGATTTCGGTCTTGAGCGCGTGCTGGTGGAAGAGCTGAAACCAAAGGACGGCGATTCATACAACAATTTCCAGTATCAGCCGCCTGAGCAGCATAAAGGCGACAAGCTCACAGACTCGGCCGACCTCTATTCGCTCGGAGTCTGCATGTATGAATTTCTGACAGGCAAGCTGCCCTATGACGACGAAGCCCCTCAGGGAGTGCTGCACGAGATCCAGAATACTGTCCCGCTCCCCCCGTCAGAGCATGAGAAAAGCCTGCCCCAGGATTTCGACCGGATCATCATGAAATGCCTCTCCAAGAATCCTGGCGAGCGTTACCAGAGCGCAGCTGAACTGATCGCTGAACTGGAGAAAGTTTACTCTTGA
- a CDS encoding EFR1 family ferrodoxin (N-terminal region resembles flavodoxins. C-terminal ferrodoxin region binds two 4Fe-4S clusters.), whose translation MKIAIFYFSGTGNTWWAAGQLATRLHDRDCEVTVQSVENPLISDEQLLSRTLSEADQIVLGYPIYCSDAPAPVKDFVKKLPRFAKRKNISIFCTQNSFSGDGDSFLRKTLRHKGLTLRQSIQINMPTNFQVPIPPFSFFPPESGEKLEKMKERANWALSRFADLIVADEKYIQGKNPGYRLFGSLMRWIWKFGIKGLPRHLWADKSRCTRCGLCVESCPVHNILLENELPVFGKKCISCFRCYNFCPACAVNYLKGTLDTGKFLRYHGPVKELTPDKFKD comes from the coding sequence ATGAAAATCGCGATCTTCTACTTCAGCGGCACGGGAAACACCTGGTGGGCGGCAGGGCAACTCGCCACCAGGCTGCACGACCGGGACTGCGAAGTCACAGTCCAGTCTGTGGAAAACCCGCTCATCAGCGACGAGCAGCTTCTGTCCAGAACATTGAGCGAAGCGGATCAGATCGTTCTTGGATATCCAATTTACTGTTCAGATGCTCCAGCACCTGTGAAAGACTTTGTAAAAAAACTGCCCAGATTCGCTAAACGGAAAAACATCTCCATCTTCTGCACCCAGAATTCCTTTTCAGGAGACGGAGATTCTTTTCTCAGAAAAACACTGCGCCACAAAGGTCTGACACTGCGCCAGTCCATCCAGATAAACATGCCCACAAATTTCCAGGTCCCGATTCCTCCTTTTTCCTTCTTTCCCCCTGAATCCGGAGAAAAGCTGGAAAAAATGAAAGAAAGGGCAAACTGGGCTCTGAGCAGATTTGCAGACCTGATCGTGGCTGATGAAAAATACATTCAGGGAAAAAATCCGGGTTACCGTCTGTTCGGCTCTCTCATGCGCTGGATCTGGAAGTTCGGTATCAAAGGCCTGCCCAGACATCTGTGGGCGGATAAATCCCGCTGCACACGCTGCGGGCTTTGCGTGGAGTCCTGCCCTGTCCATAACATCCTGCTTGAAAATGAACTGCCGGTTTTCGGAAAAAAATGCATATCTTGTTTTCGCTGTTATAATTTCTGCCCAGCATGCGCAGTTAACTATTTAAAAGGGACACTTGATACAGGGAAATTCCTGCGCTATCACGGACCGGTCAAGGAACTGACACCTGACAAATTCAAGGATTGA
- a CDS encoding peptide-binding protein encodes MEISLSPAYGDSIVETSNAGPVILNPILCPDSVTRRTCGLIFSGLVKEGPELNMLGDLADTWEISLESREITFHLKKNVRWHDAAPFNAWDVLFTYQKIADPKTQTYDRENFSQVKTVEVIDPDTVRVRYDNLTPAALEAWSIGIIPRHLFLNEDINTSKYNQQAIGTGPFRLKNWEPQTRVVLEANLDYFNGRPYADRYILKIIPDPSMQFLELLKENVDIFAITTDQFIKQADTPEFTSKFNVFRYPQRVYNFLSFNLLNPFFQDRKVRQALCLATDRQKIIDNALYGMGTLITGPFPPFFWAYDKSVKPWPYDPEKARQMLNESGWKDTDSDGILERDGKKFQVEIVTNNGNDTRKLAACMIRDYWKDVGVSASVRFVDWNALMDICDYKSYDTMILGWSHNVDPDPYRRWHSSQMPDKEKGKMGDNFMSYSNPEVDRLLEEARKITDQAEREKMYHRFHQILADEQPYIFIYATDMIYAVHKRIHGIKLEPAGIRYNFENWYVPKQYQKYGELE; translated from the coding sequence ATGGAAATCTCGCTGTCCCCGGCATATGGGGACAGTATCGTGGAAACTTCCAATGCCGGCCCTGTAATCCTTAACCCGATCCTCTGCCCTGATTCAGTCACCCGCAGAACCTGCGGACTGATTTTTTCCGGGCTGGTCAAGGAAGGGCCGGAACTGAATATGCTGGGCGATCTGGCAGATACCTGGGAAATCTCGCTGGAGAGCCGGGAGATCACCTTTCATCTGAAAAAAAACGTCAGATGGCACGATGCTGCGCCGTTCAATGCCTGGGACGTGCTTTTCACATATCAGAAAATCGCTGACCCCAAAACCCAGACCTATGACAGGGAAAATTTCTCACAGGTCAAAACTGTGGAAGTGATTGACCCTGATACAGTCAGAGTCAGATACGACAATCTGACTCCAGCAGCCCTGGAAGCCTGGTCGATTGGCATAATTCCCAGGCACCTTTTCCTCAATGAAGATATCAATACATCCAAATATAATCAGCAGGCGATAGGTACCGGCCCCTTCAGGCTGAAGAACTGGGAACCTCAGACCAGAGTAGTTTTAGAAGCCAACCTGGATTATTTCAATGGACGTCCCTATGCTGACCGCTACATTCTGAAAATCATTCCGGATCCGTCCATGCAGTTTCTGGAACTTCTGAAGGAAAATGTGGACATCTTCGCGATCACGACAGACCAGTTCATCAAGCAGGCCGATACCCCTGAATTCACTTCAAAATTCAATGTCTTCCGTTATCCGCAGAGGGTTTACAACTTTCTCTCATTCAATCTGTTGAATCCTTTTTTCCAGGACAGAAAAGTTCGTCAGGCACTGTGCCTGGCCACTGACCGGCAGAAGATCATTGACAACGCTCTCTATGGCATGGGCACACTCATAACCGGCCCGTTCCCTCCATTTTTCTGGGCATACGACAAGTCCGTCAAGCCCTGGCCCTATGACCCTGAAAAAGCCAGGCAGATGTTGAATGAATCAGGGTGGAAAGATACGGACAGCGACGGGATCCTGGAGCGGGACGGAAAGAAATTCCAGGTGGAGATAGTCACCAACAACGGAAATGACACCCGCAAACTGGCCGCCTGTATGATCCGGGACTACTGGAAGGACGTAGGCGTTTCAGCCAGCGTCAGATTTGTGGACTGGAACGCCTTGATGGATATCTGTGATTACAAAAGTTACGATACAATGATCCTGGGCTGGTCCCACAATGTTGATCCGGACCCATACCGGCGCTGGCATTCATCACAGATGCCTGACAAGGAAAAAGGCAAGATGGGTGATAATTTCATGTCATACAGTAATCCTGAGGTGGACAGACTGCTGGAAGAAGCCCGTAAAATTACGGACCAGGCAGAACGGGAAAAAATGTATCACCGTTTCCATCAGATACTGGCTGACGAGCAGCCCTACATCTTCATCTATGCGACAGACATGATCTACGCTGTTCACAAACGCATTCACGGCATCAAGCTTGAGCCGGCAGGCATCCGCTACAATTTTGAGAACTGGTATGTGCCTAAGCAATATCAGAAATACGGGGAGTTGGAATGA
- a CDS encoding cyanophycinase, with protein MNLVLAGGGIDDSDKEYYGTIIKLAGGNHSRIGIITAASVPERDDPDRGTPAASNSRENGEFYLKLFTQHGAKAAEWIPIDIDTISNNKDEKLIARVGKMTGFFFGGGDQTRLVQCLMNDDASDTPLLSAIRRRFENGAVVSGTSAGTAIQSGIPMISGGVSYYGLRDGIYKDGAPHPHGDDDLTYSPQGGFAFFNQGLLDTHYVQRGRQGRSIRLAWERGVRLIFGVDAGATMVIRNANTPDAEMTVLSDLGVTVIDLSRARAGAGKEFSISNVLVHYLTHGDRMKIGKKEFQIADYKKPLAGREEILSVKPSPDIFSCPEHVVGTSETRICEKEFMRVTTGLFKSANHVVYGTTWEKNPRFQVKMEKSGKYGSAGYEGIRKKESVISYLNMLLEIKPLNDDFQNSRIRE; from the coding sequence ATGAATCTCGTGCTTGCAGGCGGAGGAATTGACGACAGCGACAAGGAATATTACGGGACTATCATCAAGCTTGCCGGCGGGAATCACAGCCGGATCGGGATCATCACCGCAGCATCCGTGCCTGAGCGGGATGACCCGGACCGGGGAACTCCTGCTGCCAGTAATTCGCGGGAAAACGGTGAATTCTATCTGAAGCTTTTTACACAGCACGGTGCTAAAGCCGCAGAATGGATCCCGATCGATATTGACACGATCTCGAACAATAAAGATGAGAAACTGATTGCCAGAGTGGGGAAAATGACCGGCTTCTTTTTTGGAGGTGGTGATCAGACCAGGCTGGTGCAATGCCTGATGAATGACGATGCTTCTGATACGCCACTGCTCTCAGCCATCAGACGCAGATTCGAAAACGGAGCAGTGGTTTCAGGCACCAGTGCCGGAACCGCGATCCAGTCAGGGATTCCGATGATCTCAGGCGGAGTTTCATATTACGGCCTGCGTGACGGGATCTACAAAGATGGAGCTCCACATCCTCACGGCGATGATGATCTGACATATTCTCCGCAGGGAGGTTTTGCTTTTTTCAATCAGGGTCTTCTAGACACTCATTATGTGCAGCGCGGCAGACAGGGCCGTTCCATCAGGCTGGCATGGGAGAGGGGAGTCAGGCTGATCTTCGGCGTCGATGCCGGTGCCACCATGGTGATCAGGAATGCCAACACTCCTGACGCTGAAATGACAGTGCTGAGCGACCTTGGCGTGACAGTGATCGACCTCTCGCGTGCCCGGGCCGGAGCAGGCAAGGAATTTTCCATTTCCAACGTGCTGGTGCATTATCTGACGCACGGCGACAGGATGAAAATCGGGAAAAAGGAATTTCAGATTGCCGACTATAAAAAGCCGCTGGCAGGCAGGGAGGAAATACTTTCTGTAAAGCCATCCCCTGACATTTTCAGCTGTCCGGAACATGTCGTCGGCACCAGTGAGACCAGGATCTGTGAGAAGGAATTCATGCGCGTCACCACAGGGCTGTTCAAGTCTGCCAACCATGTTGTATACGGCACTACCTGGGAGAAGAATCCCAGATTTCAGGTCAAAATGGAAAAAAGTGGAAAATATGGATCAGCTGGTTATGAGGGCATCAGGAAGAAAGAATCAGTGATTTCCTATCTGAACATGCTCCTTGAAATCAAGCCGTTAAATGATGACTTCCAGAACAGTAGAATCAGGGAATAA